Within Pseudomonas brassicacearum, the genomic segment AACTTCCACGTCATGATTTTTGCGTTCTGTATTAAAAGCCGAACGTGCATCCTCATCTGAGACTATTACTTCTTCGTCTAAGATTACTGCTACTCCATCTATGCCGTCATCTCCCGAACTAGTAGTCACGTCATCTAAATCAAAGCCGGATGCGCACCTAGAATACAACACCGCATAATTGCAAAAATATTCAAATTGTTTATCTTGCGGGTCCGACTCAAATCCAAAGCTTTTGGCAAAGTTATTTAAATGGGCGTTAACAATGCGGTGCATGGGGCGCGTCCTTGGCGAGTTAGTTTTTTGGCACAGACATTGATTTCTGCGCCGCTAACTGAACGCTACTATTTCGCCATCATTCTGTCCAGCGTCTGCTTCGACATTATTTACCGGGATACAAATTGTCTGAGCCCAAAGCGCTTGGGATTTCCATCTGCTTTCGAAAACCGGAGGAGTCTAATAATGCGCTCCTCTCAGGCCAGTCCTTCCTCATAAAATTATTGACAACGAAGGCCTGCTCGCCAACCTTGATATCCAGTAGCTAATCAAGGGAGATGTCGTTGGCCCCGATAGAGCGATGGGGACGTAATCCCGACGCAGTCTCTCTTTCCGCTGATCGGGAGCGAATCCACGGATGATTTGACGCCCCCCCAAAAAAACGGGCCTACATTCCCACGCAGCCCCGTTTTTTCACAACCTGATCAGATCAAAACGCTGGCAAAACCGCGCCTTTGTACTTCTCAAGAATAAAAGCCTTCACCTCCGGCGTATGCAGCGCCGCCGCCAGCTTCTTCATCGACTCACTGTCCTTATCATCCTCACGGGCCACCAGGGTGTTTACATAAGGCGAGTCGTTACCTTCGATCACCAGCGCATCCTTGGAAGGATCAAGCTTGGCCTCCAGCGCATAGTTGGTATTGATCAACGCCAGATCCACCTGGATCAGCACCCGCGGAATGGTTGCCGCTTCCAGCTCACGGAATTTCAAGTCCTTCGGGTTCTCAACAATGTCCTTGGTCGTCGACAGGATGTTGTTCGCATCCTTCAACTTCGCGCATCAGCAGACAGTGCCCGGCCAGGTCAGCGAGCGGCACGCGCTCCCGCGCGGCCAATGGGTGACTACGGTGTACGGCCAACACCAGTGGATCGTGGCCCAACAGCAGGCGGGTCAGTCGCGGGTCTTCGACCAACAGCGAGGAGGCGGCAAGGTCTACGCGGTAGTCTTCCAGTGCCTCGATCACCTGCTGAGAATTGCCGATCTCCAGGGTCACCTCGCACTGCGGCAGTTGCTCACGAAAGCGTCGCACCAGGTCGAGCATGTAGTAAGGCGCAGTGGCACCGATGCGCAGGGCACCTTGTACTTGGCCGCAGTTGCGCAAGAAGAACTCAATATCGGCCTCCTGCTGCAGCAACTGTTGCACCATGGGCAGCAAGCGTACGCCTTCATCGCTCAGGGTCAGACGCCGACCACCCCGGTAGAACAGCTCGACGCCGTACTGCCCTTCGAGGCTGCGGATCTGCGTGGTGACCGTGGGCTGGCTGAGGCCGAGCTTCTTCGCCGCCTGGGTGATGCTGCCCAGGCGGGCGACCATGTGGAAGGATTTCAGCTCAGCGAAGGACATTATGTATACGGCTCTCGGTACGGATCGCCCTTGAAGGCGCGTGAGCATACGTTACAACTTGGACGTGACAGAACGTCAGTAAAACATGGCTGCGGGCAAATCGACTTGCAGCGTTGTGTAATGCGTCCATAGCTAAAACCGGCCCTTTAGCTCCGAAATTGAGCCGCGATAGCGGATGAACCCGCCCAAGAAAAACCCGACGCTATACGTCGGGTTTTTCTTGGACTTTTCGCGTGGCCTATCGCTTCTTCTTGGCGATATATGTCAGCTGCCCTCGGCAGCTCATTCCGACCCGCGAGTGAGTCACGGGTGCAAAAGGGATGGAGCGCAATGTTGAATGGGCGAGAGCCCCGACGTGCTCATCGTTTACGGGTTACTCGACTTGCGACAGCTTGGCGTCGTCGCAACCGGCAGCACGGCACTCGCGCTCGACAGCTTTGAGTATGACGATTCGCGCCTCGGTCTTCTCATTGGCACAGTCCAGGTAGAGCAGGCCATTATTGGAACAGGCGTTGTCGCGAATCTTGATCCACTGGATTTGAGCGGCTTTAACCTTTTTCTTTTGATCCGGGTTCAGCGCACTCATCGTCTTCTTGTATTGATCGTTGATGTCCTGATCCGACTGAACCATTTTCAGCGACGCGCAATAGGTTCTGTCATAGGCGTTTCTAGGGTTATCGCAACTCATCGCAGAGGCCGATGCTGATGCCATGGCCAGCAATGCCCCAACCAACAAAGACTTGATCACTTACTTCTCTCCCTGAATGCCCTCTATTCATTAGTGGGCGCGGCGGGGAATTTATCATGCGGGTTGTAGAACAATGAAGCAGATCCTAATGGTTCATTCGGCCCGAACAAGGGCGCAAATGCTGATGACTGCCGCGCCGCCGGCCGCTTGATTGACCTGATCAACTGGGCATTTCAGTACCGAGGGGGAAGATCGCAGCCTCGTTGCACTCGACAGCTCCTACAGGGGCAGCCTCCTCATTCCTACAGAAAAACCGCGTCGATGCCTGTCCCAGTGAGCAAAAACGGGCCCTCTGGCTCCGAGTTTCAAGGCAACACAACGTTTTGTTTATTCCTCCTGCACCACCCTTCCACCAAGCTACACATCCTTGCGCCATTGCCTACAACTACGCCAGAATCCGCCCGCTTGTGCGCCTTGCTCCCGGGTTCTATCGTTTCCCTGCCACTGCTCATCAGTGGTCGGGTTTAGTAGCTCGGTTAGTCATCTACGGTTGCATGAGTGTCATCCAGTCAGGCGTTTGCCTGCACTTGATGGTGGCTGTGCGCAAGGCGCCTTCGGGCGCGCCGGGTTTGGTGACTTTACCGGTCTACTAACTTGCGCACAGCTGCCTCCTTTTGTTTAGTAGCGAGATGGTGGCGGCCCTACTATAGGAAAGTCCCAATGTTCAAACCTACTCCGAACCCTCCAGAGACAGGCCCCGCCAAATCCGAGGCCAAAAAACACGACGAAGCCGCCAAACGCACCTTGGATTACTACCTGCTACCCAAACCGGAAAAGTCCGAAGATGCGTCCCAACCGGGCCAACTCTTCACCGTCGCAAAAAACGCCGACAACGAATCCCTCCTCGCCAACCTCAGCGAAACCCTGGCGGCAGCCGACACGATGGTCAGCAACCTGGCCTTCGACCTGGAAGGCCCGCGCCGTCATATCCTTCTAGGCGTCCAGCAACTGATTGAGCTGAGTTCATTGCTGGCGAATCGGGTGTTGGATAACGTCGATCCGCGATAGCTACAGTTCTCAACGAAAATCAGACGCCACGCGTCGGGTTTTCGTTGAGACATTCATTGACCTAGCATCCGTCTCTTGGAAAGCACGATGAACACCAAAAAAATTCATGCCTTAACCCTTATGGGAATCAGCATCACTGTCGTTGGAGCCGTACAGATTCTTCTGTATGAAGCCATGATAATAATTGAGCAAGCAAGGTCTGGAAGCATTCCTTATCAGCTAAGTGCGGAGATACTGTTCGTGGTGCTTATCCACGCACTCTTCATTACTGTAATTCCGCTGTTGTTAGTCATCAGAAATAAAATCTTGGCAAGCTACATTGTTCTTGTGGTTTTTCTGTCGATCTACGTGCAGTTTGTAGCAAGTGTCAATATTGCTGGGGTTGTGATAGCTATAATAATTTTATCTGTGTTGATTTTTTATGCACTCCAAAAAGCAAGCTTCGCCATTCGTTACTTTCGTTCAAAGTAAATTTGTTCTGCGACAGGACATAAAGCCTAAACAAAAAACGGGCCTGCATTCCCACGCAGCCCCGTTTTTCACCACTTGATCAGATCAAAACGCCGGCAAAACCGCGCCTTTGTACTTCTCAAGAATAAAAGCCTTCACTTCCGGCGTATGCAACGCCGCAACCAGCTTCTTCATCGCCTCACTGTCCTTGTCATCCTCACGGGCCACCAGGATGTTTACATACGGCGAGTCGTTACCTTCAATCACCAGCGCATCCTTGGAAGGATCAAGCTTGGCCTCCAACGCATAGTTGGTATTGATCAACGCCAGATCCACCTGAGTCAGCACCCGTGGAATAGTCGCCGCTTCCAGTTCCCGGAACTTCAGGTCTTTCGGGTTCTCGGTGATGTCCTTGGTAGTCGACAGGATGTTGTTCGAATCCTTCAGCTTGATCACCCCAGCCTTCGCCAGCAGCAACAGCGCACGACCGCCGTTGGTAGCGTCGTTCGG encodes:
- a CDS encoding MetQ/NlpA family ABC transporter substrate-binding protein gives rise to the protein MKKLLVAFAAAAAFSAHAADTLTVAATPVPHAEILEFVKPALAKEGVDLKVKVFTDYIQPNVQVAEKRLDANFFQHQPYLDEFNKAKGTHLVSVTGVHLEPLGAYSSKIKKLDELSSGANVVIPNDATNGGRALLLLAKAGVIKLKDSNNILSTTKDITENPKDLKFRELEAATIPRVLTQVDLALINTNYALEAKLDPSKDALVIEGNDSPYVNILVAREDDKDSEAMKKLVAALHTPEVKAFILEKYKGAVLPAF
- a CDS encoding DUF6124 family protein yields the protein MFKPTPNPPETGPAKSEAKKHDEAAKRTLDYYLLPKPEKSEDASQPGQLFTVAKNADNESLLANLSETLAAADTMVSNLAFDLEGPRRHILLGVQQLIELSSLLANRVLDNVDPR
- a CDS encoding lysozyme inhibitor LprI family protein, producing the protein MIKSLLVGALLAMASASASAMSCDNPRNAYDRTYCASLKMVQSDQDINDQYKKTMSALNPDQKKKVKAAQIQWIKIRDNACSNNGLLYLDCANEKTEARIVILKAVERECRAAGCDDAKLSQVE